Part of the Trypanosoma brucei brucei TREU927 chromosome 2, complete sequence genome, ACTCTGCCGTCGCGAATATTAGATTGAGCGCATTAACGTCATTAATATACTCTTCAGGTTCCAGTACGAACACAAACATTGatacattattttcttcattcacATTATATCTTCTGCCAAAATTACGCCTCAAAAAATCATTTACACTCACATTTTCAGGATGGACCCGACCTTCCAGCAAAACTGCGTCAACGCGGCTGAAAAGACTCCATTGTGGTTGGTTGTTATTCTCCACTCGCTGCTGCACTGCTGGAGGTTCCGCATCGTTACGCGCAgcctcctcattttctcgTCTCCTTCCCTCAATATCACCCCTTCCTTCAATAGGAACCTGTTGATTCATTTCGCTCTCCTAATAATAATCTTAAttgagtgtgttgtgttatttcctttctttgtaacataaattttaaaaaagggataaaagATGAGGAAATTTAAAATGGATACGCTTATAAACCAAAGCAAATATACAACCAATAAATATTAGGAATTAATATGGCAGGCGGAAACTATTTATTGAAATTAGGATTCAATACAAATCTTATCATGTGTTTAGAACTCACAGCAACTTAAGCACAAATAAGGTATGACAGTATGAAAAAATTTTTCTCTTGGGAGGAaaaactcaaacaacaattTCCATTCAGAACACACAAtcattccaaaaaaaaataatatacatatatgtatgtattgaaaagcaaaaaaaataaatgtggcATTGCCATGAGAAATAGGAAACAATAGTTTTAGCGATAAATCATGCAAAACGTAGAATACTCGGTTGCATACAGAAAAGTGCCTTACGTACCTTacgaaatttaaaaaaacaaaatactgAATGTAACgataaatataaaacatTATCTTCACACTTCAAACCAGACACGTATTaagcaagagaaaataattcATATAATCTCATACATATGTTATGACGGGTATTGCATGCAGTACCATATAAAGGAAGTGTaactcatataacattttcaaaaaaagatattgaatggttgtttgctaccatcaattacatttccaatgcctgattacacttttatatgcatgaaggaagttactgatcataactttgacatgctcgagaatccataacacaaagcgacAGCTGCAtgcaattaaaaataaaacataaaaacaacatccgaattcatttactgacagatgagtgcGAGTTATTCACccaaacttcatagctgCAAACATAAACTCGCCGTTgccaaaaggaaataatcccgcataaatattgagtatctgaaaatgatagcaacgggtttccatttttgaaatatatgcataaactacatgaggtatatgaagCCGTATTGGTAAAGTGTCACTACGCATGTTGCAATTTACTATCAGAAGTGtcttccttattttatttcttttgttactgtaactCATGAGCATCgttcattattctttacaatacaactgtaagtcattttgcatttttacatatttccttattccctcatactggaagtattccacatataatattcctcaatatcgttcacaaaataaaaataatttcattttcttctgcatTCAGTTGCTCGTGTAGCAGTGTGCACACTAATcatccataaagtttttaatttgccaaatacatcattacgaaactattttccacaaataaacaaacaaacaaatcattGGGACAATATCTTTGAGATATTTCCTTTACTATATTTGCAGTTCAGTAGTgaataaaagaaactttTCTGTATAATTCAACACATGGTGGAATTGCACAGAAATGTGATGGTACTTATAATCAATAAGTTCTCAATTTTCCTCACACGGTCTCCTTTCATGCCTTTACATCCTTATATAATTCACAGAGAATtactgcaatttctttcatatgcTTTCAAGATTCCATATGTCACaatacaaataatatatatatatatatatcctcctACATAATTTGCACATAATATTGCTTAACATATAAATTATCACAAACCTATGATATTACACTCTTCCTAAGAATAATAGAATCAAatcatttctattttgcatcattacatgaagctttggaaaaggaaagaaaaagaatcaaacaaaaggtaatgtAAAGAACACAGTTTTTTAATACAGAATATAACTTGTTTGTGAATTTcagatgcaaacacaaaatgttcaAACAGGGAAACAGTAAAGGACGGTACTGGTGATGTAAGCACAAATTaatcaaaaatagaaacataaataaatttgaaacttataaaaacacaaatatatatgacacaaatatttaccacatattataattcgccaccctcacacttgaATTATAAAGAGGACATAACACACATATGTGGTAAAACTAATACAACTCGAATATACGTATGTGCCATCTTATTAACATAATCATTCTAATATTTACTCAGTATGTATGTCTGTGTGtagaaatgatgaaatgtaaTTGTAACAAATCaggcacaacacaaacaaaatatatgcattATATTATTCtctaaaaagaagaataaaaatcaaGAAATATTACGCAACTTTTCTCACAAgtaattttgtttctgtatatatatatatatataacacgACAGCTAACAACATTAAACTCTCAATTCCATAATATCTGACACCTGAAGTGATAATTAGCAGCGGATGCctttaacaaaaaacaacagaaataacaacatcaaagcATGTTTTGAGAGCTTAAATAAACTTCCTCATGGATAAACCATTTGTACGAAGTTTGAGTGCCAAGTAggaggaacaaagaaaaaataaaaaaaagaagaattaaaTGGTAAAACAATTGCGTGTGATATAACTAAAGGATTTGTTAGGCACTACACTCATTAAACTCCAGTTTCATAAAAATACTGTAAGGCATAATATTTACTGCTTTACCGGTTATGTGCCTCCAGCAAGCAATAATAAATACTTCGAGTATTATTCGATTTCTGATGCTATGAAGTGTGTAATAAATTAGTGCATGAGTAAAATATTCAAATGTTGGTGTTCACTTCAGATTATAAACTCTGCACTATGAATGTCTCGCGATGTTTATAATTTGAGAGAGCAAAAGTGACGGCGCtactatttatttcttccagttcatgaatatataaatatatttatacatatataatcaGATATGACATGCAAAAGCGTTTAAACATCAGGCATGAACATCTTTCCATCCATTTAAAGTAAGACGATACAATAAGGTAAGTTTAGGATGAAGTGAAGGTATCATAATGTTAATATCTTCCTTCAAGCGGAGGATTCAATTCAAATAGGCGTACTTCACAAACAATAGTAAAATAACTGAGAAAACTTATATCACTTAAtcgttatttccttcaattcTTATTTTGAATCGCTCTGTACCGTCACACCTTCAATAAAGTATATAGTGACGCATTTCATACATCCTCCCTAAGCCATCTCTCATAGTCATAGTTCtcaacagcaataataaaaaataatgaatagTTTAGTtcttaccttcccttttttactaTCGACAAGAAAGATATACGAAATAATTATCATGCTGAATAAACAGTAAGGTTTCCTCATTATCCAACACAAAATATGAATTGAAACGATAATTTACTAACGAAGCGGAAGTGTCTGAAAGCGTCTTTAACCCGTCTCCTGTGCGGGGCGAAGAgggttgtgttgtgtgggcTTTCTAAAAATTTCACTCTCTTGCAGACAGCTGCGTAAATAAACGGGGAGTACAGGTGGGTTTAGAGAAATATAACCGTACAAAATAATACTCTGCACTCCTAAGTCCAAAACAACCATTCGTAATGCAGGTTTTCAAAATACACGACATCATCTCAACAAAttgtaattattttttttgcataaTGTCCTCCAGAAGACAGAACAACAGATGACACAGTGAAATAACACATGACAAACAAGGAATATAACCGCACATCCTCAGCAGTAAATGTTTCAGTttctcctttaaaaaaaaaaaaagaaaaataaaacagtttCACACGTGTGGTCCAAAAGCTGCATCAGCCAATACAATATCTTGACACCTTGTCACGCAGTCTTGcctcaagaagaaaataaatcatTCATCTCTGCTTTCCTTAGTTGATAAATGAGATCCCATGCTGTGTTAACTCACGTCTCCATTCAAAAAGTTGACTCAACGTTGTGACGAGGCAGTGACCAAAAACAATCCAAATGCAATTCTAAATTTCTTCATcatatgctttcagttttatTACACATTTCCCCAACCATTCCGAGTACTAACAGGAATAATTTGGTTCTATAATAATGCATGTGTTTTCTACagctctttcattttgttatgatccgcacaaaaattatatatgtggTTGTTGATTCGTCCTGTCaatcaaaataataatcataataattaattttccccttttcttcattttttctattaGCACATGCGCACCTTGGTGAGATCACTTTCACTCATTTGCACTAATTGGTCAACACCATTTAGTTCGTTATTCAACACACTCCCTTACATGTCCTCTTCTCACCATTTATAACCCACAGGAGCAGCATCAAATATAAATTGTGAAGAGGTATGAGATCACAAGGAGCTCGCTCTCATTGAGAAGGTTGGAtgcgtcatatatatataatcatgtaatctttttccatttcaacAATACGCAAACCTCAACTGCGGAATCGACTTTGAATGAGTTGACCTCGTCAGCATGAAACGGGGCCCGCCCAGTGGCATGAACATTAATCTTATCAGTAAACATGTGTTTGAGGTGTTGGTAATAAATGGGgtcaaagaaaacataagtgCGTATCATCTTCCCCGTTATGCCCGAGTGGAAAATATACATCATCTCCTTGAAGATAATTGTATCGATGTTGTATCAATTCCTCATTCAGCTCTTCATCCCTATCGGTACCCAAACGAAGTGCCATCGCCTAACTTTTCCATGAATGCACTCACGCCTTTGAGCTAACGAGTTTCAGCAACTTTGCATCTGTCATACGGCTGGGGAATCCATGAGAATTTATGATCATATCTGTGCAAATGCCTTTACTCATTGAAGGGCATTTTAACACACCATCAGTGATGAGATCCACTACTCCCTCCAGCCAGCGCCGTGAGGAAAACTTATTTCAGACCTCGGGACCGCAAACTTCTCTCGTGGCAACTTTAACTTTATTGTTCTACATCCATTGATATATCCGAGTCACTGGAAGGTGAGAGATGACCACATTTGgtccacaacagcaggctGAGGGTATTTATTATATTCAAGAAAATTAGGTCTTGTTTTCATGGAAGGCACGGGAGTGTATTTGtttacaaaaatatcaaactgaCAAACAGCCGCACCTTTACTACTGGCAATACCATCACTACTAAAGGCATTGTGTCTCGCAACATTTCAATCTGTTGGAAGAATTATATCATACATACTCACCGTTGGGAAGTCTTTCCAGTTCCATCTCATGCTTGCAGAAAACAACACGCCACCCATAGCCACAATTGAGCGAACTGCGGTTGTGTACACCTTTGCGTCTTCAATATTGTAACCTCTATAGCTCATAATGCATACCATCGTATTAATTCCTGCACCTAATATTTCGTAGTTGCTTAGGTTCATAGCCTTCGTCCGGCAAAGGGATAGTTGAGAGTAAGCACTCAACATAAGTACTGTGTCCATTTATAATGTACTGAATATACGCAATGGTTCCAACAGCTTGCTTGCCCATGGCTGACTGTAATGTGTTTCGTGCAAATTGATTGTGATGTGTAAAGGAGAATAATGCTAGCGGCAACTCCAAGTGAGTCTCGTGTACTGCTCAATGTCTTTGTGGTGAACTGCTATAAGACAGACATTTGCCTTGTCATATACGTCAATGAATTCCACAACAAACCTTCAGCTAAAATATCGTTAATCGAGCACTTGCCTGAACTCAAGTTATCCAGGTGTTGAGAAATTACAGCGTGTTTCCCATCGCGAACGACAACACACAACCGCATGATCCTTCTGCCAACACAAACAATTTGAACACTCTTCTGACGGTCATTTATCGCAATTGAAACGCAAGGATGCAAGCGGCCTGTGTTCCTCAGGGTTCGTAATACATCCCGACACAAACGGCTCATGTATCGATAAACGCACATCAGCGCTTCATTGAGAAAAACTGTGTAGTATTTAAGAAATTCGTTAAGGCTGATACAATCCATTTCGTACACTCCAATATTGTACGCATCCgcatgtaaaaaaaaaacaaattatcCATGTCTAGTGTTACCTGACTAAGAATAGCAAAATTATTAaccaaacagcaacaacttttACCCTCTGGGGTATTGCAAGGAGGGACATACACCATTCCCCATTGACTTGAATAGAGAAATAAGTCCGCACATGTGGGTCAATAGACGAGGCCATGGTCACTCCACTGCTGCCGTTACATATGATCACTGCATGGTTTTTATATcaatgttgatgatgatgtgggaTTTGCTGCTGGAGGCAACCAGAAACATAAGTTTAAGGTTCCCACGTGTGGAGAGAGGCCCAACTGCCAACCCTCAACCAGGATAACAGAAGTGATTATAAGGAAAAAGACAACATATCATAGCATGTTTACACACCGACACATaattgaagaaagaaagagagagagaggaaaatagaaacaatcaGGTCACCAGCTGCGTGTCTGCGAAGAACACCATCAAGAGCTGCTCCATAACTGCAACCATAACTAACATGTATAATATAATTATAGCAGCTCGTATATGAAACAGCACATCCAGTAACTGCTTCTAATGTTTGCATATTTCGCTCCGTCACAATCTCTCTCCCATGACACCTACTGGAAATACAACTCAGAGGAGTTTTAGTTCAGGCATGTTTCCAATACGCCCTCTCCACCACGGAtggcgaagaagcaaaaagtacTATAgcatttttgttccttttatcATTGGCCTATAGATTCCTATCTCTACACAGATGGAAAATTTAGATtgtataaatgaaaagaagatgtgaaGAGTTAGTGTAATATAATCCAATCCTATAGTTagtaacagcacaaatgaaaacaaaacgttaCAATGTTTTCTTACGTCCGTCGATAACATTATTTCTGTCTTCATCTGTGCCCCTTAAGATTACGATGTGGCTTAACTCCAGTTACGCGTTAGCCGATAAAATACTACTTTCGCTATTCCTTAGTCGTCTTCAtttccacttcccttccctcacctCCGGCACTCAAGTGAATTATCACGTCCCtttccttgcagcagctgcgGAAGCTCATTACTGGTGGACAAACAACACACTTGGAAAGGCGCAACGGGGCACTTCAAGTTGTGATCATAAACCAAACCAGGTACAAAAACGAACCCGCTCCCCCTAATGGTTggttccctcctctttaaGCATTTGTCACTCTTAACAGCAACGCCGTGCActgctaaaaaaaaacaattacgCGTCTTCACCTCCTTCCACGTCGTCCATTGCTACGTCACCTCGCCCCTCCACAACCTCTTCACGAGCGCGCCGCCTTCCCGCCAGTCCCATCAATGCTGGTGCATCTCGCATGCCAGATTCTCGGCGATATGCCTGAATTAATTCCGCTTGCATCGTTTCCTTGAGTGTCACTTGGAATTGGTCGATGGATTCCCAAAATGTTTGCGGTCCCAGAGGACCTCCGTCCTCACCTCTATCTCTATCGGGGGGTCCTCCGCAAAGTTGCCTGTGGGTTATCGTGCCACCGTTAACCGAATTAATGTATATCATTTCCCAAGCCATGTTACCCGAAAACGTGTTCCAGTCGGAAAAATAACTTGCTATGTTTTCTCGGAACTTCTGCACCTTATCCGTAGTGGTGGGGTGCCTCTCCGACTTGGTTACTTGTAAAAGCACAGCTATATTTGGAGTGGTCGGTGGCGCTGTTCCGTCACGGTTTCTCCTGAGCCGCccctcaacgaaaaaaaagccatccaCCACGGGTTCATTGCCTGTGGCAGGGAGGTAGAGAACCATGTGTTCACAGCGTTCAATTGGTCGCTGTTGGGCCGCAGGTAAGGCCTTCTGCCCAATGAGTCTCAACTGCTGAGGAGCCATGTCGTTCAGTATGCTTCGACGGTCAGCTATTTCTCTGCCTCGTCGCAGGTATTTCAAGTTGTTTGCGATAACTTTAAAAACtcgagggaaaagaagcgaaagcaaCGCAAGCCTTTCAAAAGCGTTGGCCCCGACACTCTCGTCTGACATTATAATCTCCTTTGACGTCATCTCCACAATAAGAATGCCAAATAATGTGCAAATCAACATATTCCAAATGTTGACAGAAAGCGATCTGCAACGATATGATTCGACATTGACAGTCCCAGAGCTTACCCGCACTATCTTCACCAATTTGTGCGTTACCTTATCATTTTGCCAGCCCTTAGATTTACTAATAATCTTATCATATTTCTTTCCGTTATCGCTATCGAGCTGCCTAGCTTCTTTACGCACACTTTCCAGTCGTTCGTCATAGTCAGGGgctgagaaaacaaaacgaggcAGTGGACCAACCATGTCAATGCGCTCTTCCACAATTTTCCACTCGCTTTCAAGCTCCTCCTTTAACTGCTGCCTCGTTTTGTCGCGCGGCACCTCCTCCGAAAGCACACACAGCTTTTTCCATGCCACaaatgccttcatgtcacgcacatcatcgCAGTTTATAATAATTCGGCGGCCTCCCGTGTCCTTTGCCCACTCCTCGTAATGTGCCGTATCCGGGGAAGTGAGAACAGTTATACCCCAACTCAAATGGCACAGCTCATCAGGCGG contains:
- a CDS encoding retrotransposon hot spot (RHS) protein, putative (RHS4: pers. comm. Frederic Bringaud, CNRS/BordeauxII University. Belongs to the RHS family. (PMID:12455980)); amino-acid sequence: MNQQVPIEGRGDIEGRRREREEAARNDAEPPAVQQRVENNNQPQWRLFSCIEAVLLNGRAHPENVSVNDYLRRNLLDDIDLDQRLLRASMFAFVQRCEEYINDVNALNRIFATTEYQVYKVFATAYPLLFREGILNLQRWQQADEVVKAGLQVNIRGQRDGGRLWIIVTNMLNDALDVALERAAQTAASAVEIKGVYDSIYDAKWSYVMSGYRREPLGMKVFNGKPQRIWTEAEVDITPDPANLDARVPERPNGLEIFVLTSEKGWPYDRFASRDVNIRKNNFKHVYIRREIMRVWYIIQRGLQTWWVEKTARRTPIHIVIGTPGIGKSYGVGSFLLHSLLHFNDGMLDVVAYFVGKIAYLIYNKKPGEEGRVERYKVPEDAVDAIAALVSKKKKGHIIVDIGKRLLTPPDELCHLSWGITVLTSPDTAHYEEWAKDTGGRRIIINCDDVRDMKAFVAWKKLCVLSEEVPRDKTRQQLKEELESEWKIVEERIDMVGPLPRFVFSAPDYDERLESVRKEARQLDSDNGKKYDKIISKSKGWQNDKVTHKLVKIVRVSSGTVNVESYRCRSLSVNIWNMLICTLFGILIVEMTSKEIIMSDESVGANAFERLALLSLLFPRVFKVIANNLKYLRRGREIADRRSILNDMAPQQLRLIGQKALPAAQQRPIERCEHMVLYLPATGNEPVVDGFFFVEGRLRRNRDGTAPPTTPNIAVLLQVTKSERHPTTTDKVQKFRENIASYFSDWNTFSGNMAWEMIYINSVNGGTITHRQLCGGPPDRDRGEDGGPLGPQTFWESIDQFQVTLKETMQAELIQAYRRESGMRDAPALMGLAGRRRAREEVVEGRGDVAMDDVEGGEDA